AGCACGCCCGAGAAGTGGTAGATGCCGATCATCATCAGCACCACCAGCCCGATGCCCACGATGCCGGCCCAGATGCCGCTGTGCACCGAGTCGCTGCCCAGCGAGGCGCCCACGCTGCGCTCCTCCACGATGCGGAGCGGCGCGGGGAGCGCGCCGGCGCGCAGCACCAGCGCCAGGTTGGTCGCGTCCTCGATGGTCGCCTTGCCCAGCTCGATCTGGCCGCGCTTGCCGATCTCGGAGTTGATGCGCGGCGCCGTGTAGACCTGGTCGTCCAGCACGATCGCCATCTGCTCGCCCACATGGGCGCCGGTGGCCTTCTCGAACTGGTGGCCGCCCAAGCTGCTCAGCTCGAAGGTCACGATGGGGCGCTGGAACTGGTCGGTCTCTGCCTGGGCGTTCTCCAGCTTGTCGCCCGTCATCATCGGGACGCTGCTCACCAGCCAGAGCGAGGCGGTGTGCGCCTGCTCCTCGGTTCCCTTGTACCCCCACAGCACCTCGGTGCCGCGCGGAAGGACCGCCTGCACCTGCGGCAGCGCCAAATAGCGCTTCACCTCGTCCACCTTGGCCGAGTCCACCAGCAGCTGCCCCACGGGCCCGCCTGCGAGCAGCTTGGTGAAGGGCGAGCCGGTGCCGGCCGTGTCGGTCACGGTGGCGGCGTTCGCCTTCGCCGAGTCCGTGCCCGTCTTGGCGGAGTCGGTGCCCGCCTTGGCGGAATCGGGCTTTGCCTGGAAGAGGCCGCCCACGGGCGACGCGGGCGCGGCGGCGGCGGGCTTGGCGCCCGGAACGGGGGCCAGCGTGCCCTTCGCCTCGGCAACCGCGCGGTCGATGCGCGGGAGCACCGTCTGCAGCTCGGTCAGGGGGCGCACGATCTGGAACTGCAGGAAAGCCGTCTTCTGGATGACTTCCTTGGCGGCCTGCGTGTTCACCGAGTCGCCGGCCAGCTCCACGATGATGCGGTCGTTCCCCGCCTTCTGCACCACGGGCTCCGACACGCCCATGCCGTCCACGCGCATGTGCACCACCTGCAGCGCGCGGTCCAGCGCGTCGGCGGGCATGCTGGTCGCGCGGCTCTTGTCGATCTCCAGGGCCAGGTGGATGCCGCCCTGCAGGTCGAGCCCCAGCTTGGGCCTCTTCGAATACAGGAACCATGCGCTGCCCGCCATGACGACGAGGATGAGCGCGATGCGTACCTTCAGATTCTGGAACATCGGAGAGAACTGACTCCCGGGAAGGAGGATGGGGGAACGGCAGGCGCGACCGGGCGATCGCGCTCGTGAGCTGGCTAAGATCACGGAAGTTACCGCGCCCCGTGCGCTTTTGTCAACCGGACGCACGCCCGTTCCCGAACGTCCGTCC
This genomic stretch from Longimicrobiaceae bacterium harbors:
- the secD gene encoding protein translocase subunit SecD produces the protein MFQNLKVRIALILVVMAGSAWFLYSKRPKLGLDLQGGIHLALEIDKSRATSMPADALDRALQVVHMRVDGMGVSEPVVQKAGNDRIIVELAGDSVNTQAAKEVIQKTAFLQFQIVRPLTELQTVLPRIDRAVAEAKGTLAPVPGAKPAAAAPASPVGGLFQAKPDSAKAGTDSAKTGTDSAKANAATVTDTAGTGSPFTKLLAGGPVGQLLVDSAKVDEVKRYLALPQVQAVLPRGTEVLWGYKGTEEQAHTASLWLVSSVPMMTGDKLENAQAETDQFQRPIVTFELSSLGGHQFEKATGAHVGEQMAIVLDDQVYTAPRINSEIGKRGQIELGKATIEDATNLALVLRAGALPAPLRIVEERSVGASLGSDSVHSGIWAGIVGIGLVVLMMIGIYHFSGVLACIALAGYCLLVMGGMSMIEATLTFPGIAGLILSVGTAVDANVLIFERIREELDHGRNVRTAVSEGFTHALRAIIDSSVTTLITCAILFYTGTGPIRGFAVTLTVGVVASLFTAVFVTRTLFIIYLERRATAQSISI